GCCACCTCGCCCTCCAGGGTCGAAAGGCGCGCCTCGTCGAGCCAGCCGCGAGACCGCATCTCCTGGATCAAGGCCGGGAGCGGGTCTTTCCGCTTCCACTCCTCGATCTCCTTCTTGTCGCGATAGAGGTCGGGATCAAACATCGAATGGGGCCGGAAACGATAGGTGCGAAACTCCACGAAGCGCGGCCGCCCCTCCTCCCGCACCGCGCGGATCAGGCGCTCGGCGGCCTCCGCCACCGCCAGGACGTCCATCCCGTCGACCGACTCGGCCTCCATGTCGTAGCTGCGGGCCCTGAGGCAGAGATCGGTCTGGGCGTGGGAGCGCAGGATATGGGTGCCCATGGCGTAGAGGTTGTTCTCGCAGCAGAAGAGCACCGGCAGGGACCAAAGCGAGGCCAGGTTCATCGACTCGTGGAACTCCCCCTCGGCCACGGCCCCCTCGCCGAAAAAGCAGGCGGTGACGTTCGGTCGCCCCTGCATCTTGTCCGCCAAGGCGAGT
The sequence above is drawn from the Deltaproteobacteria bacterium PRO3 genome and encodes:
- the pdhA gene encoding pyruvate dehydrogenase (acetyl-transferring) E1 component subunit alpha, producing MNPVSAAIADKLGPERVFELLRQMLRIRRFEEKAAELYGETKIRGFLHLYIGEEAVAAGLIPYLRPEDALVATYREHGHALARGIPAGAIMAEMFGKQEGCSRGHGGSMHLYDAARRFYGGNAIVGGGQPVALGLALADKMQGRPNVTACFFGEGAVAEGEFHESMNLASLWSLPVLFCCENNLYAMGTHILRSHAQTDLCLRARSYDMEAESVDGMDVLAVAEAAERLIRAVREEGRPRFVEFRTYRFRPHSMFDPDLYRDKKEIEEWKRKDPLPALIQEMRSRGWLDEARLSTLEGEVAREIAEATAFAEAGTWEPVENLLQDVYAHCP